The Salvelinus fontinalis isolate EN_2023a chromosome 31, ASM2944872v1, whole genome shotgun sequence genome has a window encoding:
- the gss gene encoding glutathione synthetase isoform X1, whose amino-acid sequence MTKHTSRLCKGYLTKKESDGVLHQMTWPPQSLDLNPIEIVWDELDHRVKEMHPTSAQHMWKTRKSFQVVTYAPFTLFPSPVPKATFHQALAVQTHYNRLVDKISQDSSFLEEALASTIKVDDFTGRLFNIYRHVLREGKTQSIVLGLNRSDYMLDQNADGSASLKQIEINTIAASFGGLASHTPNVHRHILKVAGRLEDSKRILDNNPSAGLAKGLAKAWDLYGSERAVVLYLVEELQRNIFDHRYVENELWKRNIPVIRRQFEDVAKTGFLDQDKRLFVDGREVAIVYFRNGYMPQNYTEQNWEARLMMERSMAVKCPDISTHLAGTKKVQQELARPGVLERFFPGEPDVVDQIRATFAGLYTLDMGPEGDKTVAMALAKPDQFVLKPQREGGGNNLYGAEICQVLEGVKQSTERMAYILMDKVQPRPVHNYLLRLGTPLKLSTCLSELGVFGAYVRHGQDMVLNECVGHLLRTKSDEHSDGGVASGVAVLDNPLLV is encoded by the exons atgaccaaacacacctccaggctgtgtaagggctatttgaccaagaaggagagtgatggagtgctgcatcagatgacctggccaccacaatcactcgacctcaacccaattgagatagtttgggatgagttggaccacagagtgaaggaaatgcatccaacaagtgctcagcatatgtggaagactagaaaatcattccag GTGGTGACCTATGCACCGTTCACACTTTTCCCCTCACCAGTGCCCAAGGCTACCTTCCACCAGGCTCTAGCAGTACAAACGCACTACAACCGACTGGTGGACAAGATCAGCCAGGACTCAAGCTTCCTGGAGGAGGCTCTAGCCAGCACCATCAAAGTGGATGATTTCACTGGGAGGTTGTTCAATATATACAGACATGTTTTACGGGAAGGCAAGACCCAG TCCATAGTTTTGGGTCTGAATCGCTCAGACTACATGCTGGACCAGAATGCGGATGGGAGTGCCTCCCTGAAGCAGATCGAGATCAACACCATTGCTGCCAGTTTTGGTGGTCTTGCCTCACACACGCCAAATGTCCACCG ACACATCCTGAAGGTGGCTGGTCGGTTGGAGGATAGCAAGCGTATCCTAGACAATAACCCGTCTGCAGGTCTGGCAAAGGGCTTAGCTAAGGCCTGGGACCTCTACGGCTCAGAAAG GGCAGTAGTCTTGTATCTGGTTGAAGAGCTCCAAAGAAACATCTTCGACCATCGATATGTGGAGAATGAGTTATGGAAGAG AAATATTCCTGTTATACGAAGACAGTTTGAAGATGTAGCTAAGACGGGATTCCTTGATCAGGATAAGAGGCTGTTTGT AGATGGACGGGAGGTTGCTATTGTATATTTCCGCAATGGGTACATGCCACAGAACTACACAGAACAG AACTGGGAGGCTCGTCTCATGATGGAACGCTCTATGGCTGTGAAGTGTCCAGATATCAGTACCCACCTGGCTGGCACCAAGAAGGTCCAACAGGAACTGGCCAGACCGGGTGTTCTGGAGAGGTTCTTTCCTGGTGAACCTGACGTTGTGGACCAGATCCGGGCAACCTTTGCTGGGCTGTATACTCTAGACATG GGACCAGAAGGTGACAAGACTGTGGCTATGGCTTTGGCAAAACCAGACCAGTTTGTCCTGAAGCCACAGAGGGAAGGTGGGG GCAACAACCTCTATGGAGCTGAGATCTGTCAGGTACTGGAGGGTGTGAAGCAGAGCACAGAGAGGATGGCCTATATTCTGATGGACAAGGTTCAGCCCCGCCCTGTACACAACTACCTCCTTAGACTGGGGACGCCACTCAAACTCAGCACCTGCCTAAGTGAGCTGGGTGTATTTGGGGCCTACGTCAG GCATGGGCAAGACATGGTGCTGAATGAGTGTGTTGGACATCTGCTGAGGACCAAGAGTGATGAACACTCTGATGGAGGTGTGGCTTCTGGAGTGGCAGTGCTAGACAATCCACTCCTCGTCTGA
- the gss gene encoding glutathione synthetase isoform X2 has protein sequence MAANGIPEDVLMDNDLIKDLVDVAKDSALLNGVLMRTKETPNSSEVVTYAPFTLFPSPVPKATFHQALAVQTHYNRLVDKISQDSSFLEEALASTIKVDDFTGRLFNIYRHVLREGKTQSIVLGLNRSDYMLDQNADGSASLKQIEINTIAASFGGLASHTPNVHRHILKVAGRLEDSKRILDNNPSAGLAKGLAKAWDLYGSERAVVLYLVEELQRNIFDHRYVENELWKRNIPVIRRQFEDVAKTGFLDQDKRLFVDGREVAIVYFRNGYMPQNYTEQNWEARLMMERSMAVKCPDISTHLAGTKKVQQELARPGVLERFFPGEPDVVDQIRATFAGLYTLDMGPEGDKTVAMALAKPDQFVLKPQREGGGNNLYGAEICQVLEGVKQSTERMAYILMDKVQPRPVHNYLLRLGTPLKLSTCLSELGVFGAYVRHGQDMVLNECVGHLLRTKSDEHSDGGVASGVAVLDNPLLV, from the exons GTGGTGACCTATGCACCGTTCACACTTTTCCCCTCACCAGTGCCCAAGGCTACCTTCCACCAGGCTCTAGCAGTACAAACGCACTACAACCGACTGGTGGACAAGATCAGCCAGGACTCAAGCTTCCTGGAGGAGGCTCTAGCCAGCACCATCAAAGTGGATGATTTCACTGGGAGGTTGTTCAATATATACAGACATGTTTTACGGGAAGGCAAGACCCAG TCCATAGTTTTGGGTCTGAATCGCTCAGACTACATGCTGGACCAGAATGCGGATGGGAGTGCCTCCCTGAAGCAGATCGAGATCAACACCATTGCTGCCAGTTTTGGTGGTCTTGCCTCACACACGCCAAATGTCCACCG ACACATCCTGAAGGTGGCTGGTCGGTTGGAGGATAGCAAGCGTATCCTAGACAATAACCCGTCTGCAGGTCTGGCAAAGGGCTTAGCTAAGGCCTGGGACCTCTACGGCTCAGAAAG GGCAGTAGTCTTGTATCTGGTTGAAGAGCTCCAAAGAAACATCTTCGACCATCGATATGTGGAGAATGAGTTATGGAAGAG AAATATTCCTGTTATACGAAGACAGTTTGAAGATGTAGCTAAGACGGGATTCCTTGATCAGGATAAGAGGCTGTTTGT AGATGGACGGGAGGTTGCTATTGTATATTTCCGCAATGGGTACATGCCACAGAACTACACAGAACAG AACTGGGAGGCTCGTCTCATGATGGAACGCTCTATGGCTGTGAAGTGTCCAGATATCAGTACCCACCTGGCTGGCACCAAGAAGGTCCAACAGGAACTGGCCAGACCGGGTGTTCTGGAGAGGTTCTTTCCTGGTGAACCTGACGTTGTGGACCAGATCCGGGCAACCTTTGCTGGGCTGTATACTCTAGACATG GGACCAGAAGGTGACAAGACTGTGGCTATGGCTTTGGCAAAACCAGACCAGTTTGTCCTGAAGCCACAGAGGGAAGGTGGGG GCAACAACCTCTATGGAGCTGAGATCTGTCAGGTACTGGAGGGTGTGAAGCAGAGCACAGAGAGGATGGCCTATATTCTGATGGACAAGGTTCAGCCCCGCCCTGTACACAACTACCTCCTTAGACTGGGGACGCCACTCAAACTCAGCACCTGCCTAAGTGAGCTGGGTGTATTTGGGGCCTACGTCAG GCATGGGCAAGACATGGTGCTGAATGAGTGTGTTGGACATCTGCTGAGGACCAAGAGTGATGAACACTCTGATGGAGGTGTGGCTTCTGGAGTGGCAGTGCTAGACAATCCACTCCTCGTCTGA
- the LOC129829307 gene encoding UDP-glucuronosyltransferase 1A1-like → MAQHVVFCPAPSPGPSFANLAPPLSPWGSRSPSLYSLFIHNCPLCGVEFEASQCPFPASYVPSHYTDHMTLRQRSANFLLALLEPLSCRYLYSGVNPIASDVLQRETTGPQLMSKTSIWLMCFDFSPPAEKAQQFFDVFRQVLQRVVWRYIGAVPENPPENVKVISWLPQNDLLGHPTVKALITHGVIHGIHEGICNGVPIVMMPLFGDQCDNVQRMAAQGVGKVLSINDVTSDKILKALNKIINDKTYKKKITKLWAVHKDCPVNPFYLAIFWTEYIKRHKGAGHVTAAAHELNWIQYHCLDLFTLLIILVITVVMATVKPSDSVFTIAALRSWRTVTHFHLS, encoded by the exons ATGGCCCAGCATGTGGTCTTCTGCCCTGCCCCCTCTCCAGGCCCCAGCTTTGCCAACctggcccctcctctctccccatgggGGTCACGCTCCCCAAGCCTCT ACTCTCTCTTTATCCATAACTGCCCCCTGTGTGGTGTAGAGTTTGAGGCCAGCCAGTGCCCATTCCCTGCCTCCTATGTCCCCTCACACTacacagaccacatgaccttGAGACAGAGGAGTGCCAACTTCCTGTTGGCCCTGCTTGAGCCCCTGTCTTGCAGATACCTGTACTCAGGAGTCAATCCCATCGCCTCAGATGTCCTACAGAGGGAGACGACTGGTCCACAGCTGATGAGCAAGACATCAATTTGGCTCATGTGCTTTGATTTCTCACCGCCAGCTGAGAAAGCTCAACAGTTCTTTGATGTCTTCCGGCAGGTTCTTCAACGAGTTGTGTGGAGATACATTGGAGCTGTGCCTGAAAATCCTCCAGAGAATGTCAAGGTGATAAGCTGGCTCCCCCAGAACGATCTATTGGGCCATCCCACCGTCAAGGCCTTAATCACACATGGAGTGATCCATGGGATCCACGAGGGGATCTGCAACGGTGTGCCCATAGTGATGATGCCCTTGTTTGGTGACCAGTGTGACAACGTGCAGCGCATGGCAGCACAAGGCGTGGGAAAAGTCCTCAGTATTAATGATGTGACCTCAGACAAAATTCTGAAGGCCCTTAATAagataatcaatgacaaaacgTACAAGAAGAAGATTACAAAGCTTTGGGCCGTGCATAAGGACTGTCCTGTTAATCCCTTTTACCTGGCGATCTTCTGGACTGAGTATATTAAGAGGCACAAAGGAGCAGGTCATGTGACGGCAGCAGCCCATGAGTTGAACTGGATTCAGTACCATTGCCTGGATCTCTTCACCTTGCTCATCATCTTAGTTATAACTGTTGTCATGGCAACGGTCAAACCCTCAGATTCTGTTTTCACCATTGCTGCTTTAAGA AGCTGGCGCACTGTGACCCACTTCCACCTGTCATGA